The genomic stretch TAGGTTTTGTGCTGAATATGGCTTTCTTTAAGCTGAAGgcttttgaattaaaattacacgACGAGATCGATCTTGTATAGTATGGGATTTAGCATAAAACACGCGTCGGATATACTCCGATATTAGTATAGAATTCAGATGGGAAGGCATTTTCGACCTCgtctatacatatttttttattaatatgatattaaattgctCGGATTGTATCGAATTTAAGACATATATACGCATGAAATGCGATAGAATATCATCTATATCTTCTTCTCGGAAGTAATTGAAATGTATGGGGGcacgtataatataaatataaatcacgcAGTTGATCCTtagaatttgtttaattagattaagcatattatttgaaaaaaaaaatagattcttcatatctataatcaaataaatattaaccgtttataataaaaatattagctatatatatcttatttacatatagatatatttactcTCTTTTTGgcaagcaattttttaaaaattaataataacttgcaGATTTAAATTTGCGTGTATTACATTTtgccattaatataattttattgacacacacatatacacgagCACGTATACACACATGTACATACGCATCCACACGGATTTCAAATTCATCAAAGAGACGAGAGAAACGCAACTAGAAGcgtatatatgtttttgtatattaatataacaaatacatattgtttttaaaatattgtttttaaaatatatttaaattattacattatatttttaacgacaGGATCGACAACTTATGAAGATTATATACTTACGACTCTTGCCAACATCAGGATGCACTCTGCGCTCAGCAGACTTCACGAGGAACTAGATACGAATTTCATTTCCTTTTGTTCGGAAGTGTAATTTTCAGTGACTTCGCACACAGCATCGATATATACTGTGCGAGTATATTTTCTCTAACGAAGAAGTTATAATAATCCGTTAACAGAATAAATAACATTCGACAACAACAGTCGAGCGAAAAATGTCAGGTaaacagagataaaaaaagataatatcacCCGATACATAGACGTGAAAACgcttatatactttatttagcAAACAGACAAACACATTATATTTacacgaatataatttatatcgtgtatatgattttaataaataataatttacgaaatatattcctatataaagtatatattttgaaagtttaTAAAGATACTGTGAGGGAGAGATAGAGGAAGGGATTCGAGATTtgcgttttaatattaattgatttagaGAGAACAATTATCTGTTACTTTTACGCTACAATTTTAAGAGAACATATTCGTAAACTACTTATAAACTACATATCCTTGTTGAATCGTATCCGCACATCGATGTACAGCGAATATAGTGTTAAATATGCTCATATTTACTATAGCGCGTGATCGTGTCAATACATACGAAGCATCGAGgctcaaaatataaacataaacaggataaatagaaataaacagATGGGTATGGAATTCCTATAAAATGTGAGAATTCgatatctaaataattgagattaagttttatttttgtctaaaattttcaaaattgtctGGAATTCTGCTAAGGGTTTGACAAAATCAATCTCGATtgaatcaaacaataaaaacattattcgatacactattaatatatatgtatcttttgcTTATATAGcttcgtttttatataatggacatatatatatgagattgaCATATTTCTCGCGTGTCGTTTCTCTCGCTTATCTCTCGAAGATATTCTTCATTCATCGGTAAAGATGTATTCTCtcgtgaatatatatacatcgtaCGTCGGTAATAGCATTATTTGCAAGTGTATTCCTCGGTACGTTCGGTGCAAGTCTCGCAGTGTACGCGGCAGCACCAGTGAAACTTGCATCTGCACTGCCACGTTCTCGTGAATTGGTGCGTGTTGTAACCACGACCACAGCACATTAAATCACATCCGTCGGTTcctggaagaaaaaaaaagaaaggtgCGTGATAATATTCTTGCGAATGACGTGAAAAGAACGCTACCTTGTTGGAAAATTGTCGGtcgaattttcaattttaaaatgaaagcgagatgaatgaaaatttgaaacttgcgtttctctctctctctctctcttttgaataaaaaaaaaaaaaaaaataagaattcgATGAATATCGCAATTTAacccattattttaatatttttgaaaatgtttttcaaaagtttttaaaaacattttttaaaaatattatctgctCATTGGGATTCTTGCGAATGACGTGAAAAAAGTACGATCTTGTCGGAGAATCGTCATTTGaatatcaatttcaaaatGAAGGCGgaatgaatgaaaatttgaaattctatttctttttcttttttgaacaAGAGAATAAGAATTCGACGAATATTGCAATGACGTGTTATCTTGATTAAACTCTAGCTCTTATCATCATTTCCTCTCACCTTTGCTAGTACGATTGCAATATCTGCCCTGTGTGCCGAGACTACCCTGTGCCAAATCCGGCTCGCAGTAGTTGGGCGAGGGTTGCAAATAGACCAGCTCGCTCCTCTTCGGAATCCTCTTCAATCCTTTATTTGGGCCATTACTGACTTTCGTTCTTTTCAGAACCAAGTGCGGCTTTCGCGACTTGCTGGATTTCTTCGACGAGGACTCGTGCCGGGACTTGACAAAATCGTTCGGCTTGCCTTGAGTTTTGGCGTCGTTGCCCAATATTGGTACCATTTCCGGCGACACGGAATGCGACATCGCGTCCAGCGTCTATGACATACGGGAGCCAGGTGAGttgatttttgtataaatattattgaatcaaaacaaaacaaaaaaatgatgcGACCGTTTCGATTTAGAAATATCACGTTTCGCACTCCCAGTCAATCATTGATTTATCACgtgataaattgatttattcaaGGCAAATTTTACCTGATCCGTGGACGGAGGTGGCGGTGTAACGGCGATGACGGGTCTAGCTCTGTAGTACTTCTTCATGAGCGCATCGCCGATTTGGCGAAAACTCGGCAACGTTCTCCAGCACGTTCTCACGGTACACGATCCGGACACACCGTGACATTTGCACTCCGTTTGCAGATGAGCCTTAACGAtctggaaaaaaagaatacgcgCTCGCATAATAGCgtaatttccataaaaattatgatttctcGCAAGTGTTCTCTTCATTATTcacttttctttattcatcTCTGACGACTGACATTTAACTTTGCGCTTTTTGCGAAAGTGCAGGCACTCGCGGCAGTGATGTTAATGATTGTATTTTGCTATTGCCAAACATTAAAAAGCTATAACGCTTAGTTGGGCTGATTACGAATAAGATGCaatataattgaagaatatattattattcagctTATTTCTTGTTATAATTTCGACTTTCTTGTTCGCAAAAACTTTACAGTCGTTTCGGCTATCacataatatctataatactagagaaaaattgaaaagagtaAGCGCAATCGTTCGAATCGGAAATCttggattattattactatataaaagaTTGCTACTATATGTTTCATCACCAATGATGAAAGGTGTCTTAATTGTTGTGTAATTTTGCGCAATTTGTTTGTTGTTGAAAACAAATCAGTTttccattaataattttgttatgcaataaaatatgtaaataatagtagCAGTTTTCTCCAATCCGGAAAGAATTGAATTTGCGTTTTGGActcctttttttaattcttatatttttaattattattattattatataatgtaatatggttttataaatgaaaaggttttataattagaatatccTTTGATTGGTTTCAGAAGCATGAATATGCGAGAGAGATTTGGTTAAGATCAAGAAATGAATTCATGTATCGTATCAAAGCAGACAACAACTCGATCAATGCAAAACGATGTACAACGATTAGTTCCTTACATCGTACAAGGTATGTCCTATGCAAATTTCAAATCTACACATGTGTCCGGGGTCTCTTTCGTTCGGAGAATGAAAATGAGAATGAAAACTTTTACAATGTGCGCTCGATGAGAACGGATGCATCGTTCGATGCTTGAATCATCTTCAAACGACAAGGAGATACGCATCGGTTCATTATGAAGGAGTCAATGGCGTAGGGAAAGTCACCTCGACTGTCATAATATTACGAATAATTCTCAATTGCGAAATTAAAGCATatctatatctctttttataacaaatatatgatttttttatcacatttaaaaACATGAAAGATTTACGCACGATTGTGTGTCtcttgaaaaaagatttaccaaaaatttcttctttaaattttctaatctcAATGTgtgttttgattatatttcgatatttacaTACGTATGACCGACTTATGTTTTGCATATAACTCGCACTATTTGTGATTCGTATACGTATACCTGGTACAAATTAAACGAAAAGTAAAATCCTTAATCACATATTTGAACACCATACTTTCTATAGAGGTATGACGgtcaaacaatatttttagaaattaattcgatataaaGATTTCGCATAACCACGCCACTGGACGCGAGAGATACATCTCGGTTAACTCTGAACGACCGACCGCGTGATTTTAAATGGTTGTAATCGTATCGAGTGCTCATCTGTAAATTCCTGTTGCTCGATTCCCGatggagagggagaggaggggGATGGGAGAAGGCGGAAAGGGGGAAGGAAGGGGTCTCTCATTGTGCATCGGCcgcgaacgcgcgcgcgagcggatACGATACGATAGCAATGCGTACGAAACTGGTTTATATTTCGAATTATCTCCGTGGGGTGTGCCATGCAGGCGCGCGGGAAAGGTTAAAAAAATCGTCGGAAACATAAAGTATGTGCGCTGGGACGCGATCGACGTTGAGAATAAATCGTTAGCCCCGCAAGATCGaggtatacatatacgtacacGTATACGATACGGCGATACACCGACGAAAGAAGAGTTTTTATTGACCGCCCGTAATAAAGGCCCATCGAAGAGGAAAGAAAGCTCGAAGGACGAACTTTCCCCAATTAAGGTACGCCGCCCTCGACCTCGGACATCGTTTCTCACAAACGTTCGTTTTCGATTGTCGACCTTTGTGCGCGAGCAAAGTAATCGTCTAAtaggaaaagaattttaatcctTGATACATTATAGCAATTTGATAAGTCTACAGTTGCTCTTAATCACTTTTATTCaactataaaaagaattattttaataaactctgCAAACGTAgagtaaaatatcaatattacgtATTTTAATCAGATTATTGTGTGATAGTGATCATTTTCACAAGAAACACGATTGAAATGTCTAGATAATGTAAGGTGAACAAGTGCGTCCGTGCAAATCGATGACATTGTCTTCTTCGGGGATGATTGGCTTCTCAGGGTTATTGCGcgataaatcaaatttgataGCGTCTAGTTTGCATACGCTTGGTACGAGAGATGCGCGCGTCTCATTATCGATATTACCGCCTTGTTATCCGATCTCAGATCGTTTCCCTCTCAAAATACTATTGATATGCTATTGATACgctcatttttatacaaatatatatatatatatatatatatatatatatatatacacacttatatattttttttgttgacaCTATATAcgtgtaaatataaagtgtatttcaaaattaaacgatCAAACTTCTCTAATATGTTCTCAGtagagataagaaaaaaatgttatataaatacacacacacatacgtaggctgtaaataagtttataaacGTAAATGCGTTCGGAGCAAATTAAGTAACAGGTTAACGGCAACAGCGATGCATCCGCTTCTCTCGATTGCATTCTACATAATTTCTCGCGTATAATACTCTTTACTATGTAATCTTAAAATCacgtgtaatataattatacacgaCGCGGTGATTGAGTAGCGACGAAGTACCATGTCGTCGTCAAATGTCGGCGAGCTTAATTTTCACGCTAAACGATTCCTCTCGCGAGTTACAGTAATTAGTATCGCTTCACGGCAATTATGACGTTCATTAAAGAGTTGTTGCTTTACGCTGACGCGCTTATCCGTCTGACTGGCTTTTGATGCTTTtcatatccatttttttttcgcgagaaaAGCCGTTCTTATAATTCCTATGAGGAGATAAAAATGCTACAGCGTCAATTTATTTCGCTTACCTTTCTTCCGGCTTTGTTGTTGTGAAGATTCATCAAGCTCCGAGCGTCTCCCTCGATTTCCCTCGCGTCCAGAAACCTACGCGCGAACCtagcattaaattataatattaaaattcacgcGTGTctctagagagagagagagagagagagagcgagcgtTTGCGCCGTGTTTGACGTATCATGTCTGTCATCGCGAGGCAAACTAACGGAGTTAATAAGAATCTAATTAAAGCTTTGCTTAATTAATGATGATACCTCATCCCGTACGTGACGTCGGCGCTGCAACCACCCCACTCCCAGCCGTTCGGCGGTAATTCCTTCCTCGTCCTACAAAGAgatgctatatattttaatctagctattttaatttataataacttaaattaatattgcgtgttatgtatacacacgcgcgcgcgcatatatacatgtcaTTGTGAAATTTGCAAGTACCTTACAGCAGGTTCGCAACCGCAGGCGGTGATGTTGCCGCGGCTACAAGCTGCGGTAACCGCATACGTGACACCCGCCGAGCTTATCGCGTACGTGAAAGCCGCCTCCCTGCTgcctgtaaataaatttattaattaaaaaaatatttcagtcccgtcatattatattacaagtgtcaaatttaattctaagtaaaatagaaaatttcgcAAGTGAATACAATGTatgtttatgttatataaaagctGTAAGCAAAGAGATTGTCGTTACATGAATACGCTGCGATCAACATCGTTCGTAGATGACGTGAAACGTAAacgcactctctctctttccgggtcaattaataatttaacgttTACAGTTACGCGCGTGTGAACCGTGGTTCGTTTCAAATTTACACGTCGAGCGGAGATCCGAGGACTCTGCGCTTTCTTGCACGGAGTCCAAACCGGCGCTGTCTCGTCAAGCATTCTTTTCCGTCACGCGAATTTATTACAGCTAGTTGTTGCGACGATGCCGCGCGCGAGCGCAATTAATTACCCGCGTGAGCCTCGCTCTCGCCTCGTTTATGCCACGTCGAATGAATTACCGTACGTCCGTTTTCTCGCGATATCCATTTTTCACtccatcatcatcgtcgtcgtcgacacCTACGCGCCGCTCTCAGGTCTGTCCGATTCAGTTGGCGTTTCACTCTATCGTCGTCAAATTCGCTCGCCTTTAATTCGCGTGTCCGTCGTGTCGGTAATCGCGCGATAATCTCATACAGATTCGTTTTATATAACAccgaatttataatttataaccaGTTTGCGTGGAGGAAATTTTCTCGCTCTCGTATAATTACCAGAGTATAGTATGAGAGAAACACATTGACAGAaacaatataatgaataaattaaacttcggttaattatatacgttttatgctTATCTATGGAACAAGTGCATTCCTTATCGAGTAGTGCTCGATCGTCATGTCGGGAAATAAAAAAGCGATCCGGTTAACTGTAATTACGGCGAAATCATCCTACACGATAACTCGAGTCGATGTTTGTTATGCGCGCGGCCATAATTCACAGCCACCGACACGCGCCTGCTTGCACTCGTGTATTATGAAAGTAAATaagcgagagaaagacagCATGCATCCACGACTCTTGCAGTCGTCTTCGTTCTTTTGCGATGCGCGCTTTATTGCAATCGCGACAAGGTACGTCAGGATAAAGCTGTCTTCAAAATCACCGATGCGAAAGGAAGAGGGAGGgctaagatatatttaaaaacggaATCGCTATTTTTGAATCGGACTACTTTCTGGTGACTTTCTTACTCGTTGAGTGAGAGACGCGTTGAAATATCAACTTttcttttatgcattttatatgggtatgtatatttcatgcaTGTTTGACAGCAAAGTGAAtttctgcaaatattattGAGCGACTTTTACTTATAAATGAATAGACTGCAGGCGaactaaaatatacatacactcGTAACTCTGTATTTCTAGCGCGTCGAGATGAAATAActtctctatttttaacaatcaatCTTCATTCTTAATGTCCAATAAATACATGTGCAGAATAAAAGCGCGCTATTGACACATACAAATACTTTCTGTTCTTTCACGTTACGTAAAGTTACGtataacaaatgtataaagtaatggaaagcaattaaaaaaaacaagatattaaaaaacggtagatattgaaaaagagatatttgaaaaaaaaatataacgtacCAAGAATGTTGTGGTTTGACGATGATTAGGCGCCATTAATTGAATTGTCTTCTTATACAAGAAAAGGGATGATTCTCGAGAGAACAATATCGAATGTAGGatgtttggaaaaaaaatatacagagcCAACCTAAATAGAATCGCGTACATTCTCGATGCTTTTATTGTCAGATTGTTAGTTGCTTACCACGATAATGTTCTTGCCCGTTGTCGCGCAATGGCACTCACGGTGAGAAAACAAACACGTTTACGCCTAGCAAGATTGCGGCCATGATGCTGCACTTTTTGCCGCACAGTTTCTGTCACGAAGACTAAGAACATAACAGGACGGAGTACAGTCCTTATGTGGGAAGATGAAAGGTTTCGATGTCTGTTACGAGCGAGGCTGTTTCCGCTTTATATGTAGCGGCTGATTTCTGTTAGATTTCTCTATTAGACTTGgatttcttaatttctattaagaaatcgataaaaattcttttgagaATTCTGTCTCTAGAAATTGACATTGGAATGTCCTATTTTTCTCATAGACTTCTTCatctatattttgttttattaataatggaaaattataGGGAGAGCAAGTTTGAGAGGAATTGCGACATTTCTGTTTACGGAAGCGTTTTTCACCCGACACTTTGCGTCGAATCGAAAAAGGAGCCGATTGTCCCGAGACGCGAGAGCGGGCGCATCGGTCAAAAGGTTGATGAATTTATGCCGAGCGTTTATGTCAAAGGACGGCAGCGCGGCCATCCGTTTAACGTCGGAAGAGCTGGTAAGGGGTAAATTTATCGTTTCGTCGGCATTTGTGCCGCGACGCGGCggctcttctttttctctctctctctctctttctctctctttcttgctctCTCGCTTGCTCCGCCGATGGGcggagaggagaaagagaggtgGCCTTTTCACATAAATTCATTTCAGCTGTAAAACGTGAACGCGCCAAATGAGCACCGCTTCCATATTAGGTCACGGCTCACGGTGATACCGAAGAGTCGTTGTTCATGCCGAACCGGCGAGAGAGTAGGCCTCAATCTATTTGCACCGTACATTATATACGTATTGCCATCTGTGTACGTGCGTTTGTGCGTGCGTCGTGTATGTCACTTTGTCCGTGTGCTTATTAACGTCTGAAAATATTGCGGAGCGACGAGTAGGAACGAAAATGGATTATCCGGCGTGCAATAGTATTCTCGTTGAAATTTATCTTCGTTCGAAGTGACGGGATCGCAATCATTTTTGTGCAAAAGAACGAAGGAATGTCTTCATTATTCGCGCCTGATATTTACTGATTCCGAAGTTTCGCTCGGATTCGATTATTCGCGAAAGTATCAGCAGACGTTTAAGCGAcagctgtaaaaaaaaaagcagcaTAAGGGAACGAGCCCCGCGATCAATCGTTATACCTGGacgatcttttaatttatatcatcgcGTTTTAAGTGACACGTGTAATAGCCATACGAAATTTATAAGCCGCCGTGTCGACGAACGTGAGCGATTATTTACGGTGATTACACGAcacaaaatcaattttgataatgaGTTTGATCTCATTGTAATTCTTTGACCATCCATTTCTTAGCGCGATGTTCATTTCTCGAGCAAAAATAtgtcattaatatatgtataatattacacacacacatatttgcaaatatattttaaaaccaGGACACCAGTTTTcgtttttctgttataaatataataaaatataacaaaaaaatcataatttaaacttttatttcatttcaatagatattataatcttacttaaaatatatctgcatagtatcattaaaattctccattatattgtattttttgtttcagaaTTATTGCATTCATGTGGGAAAAATGATTCCGTCACACATCATGGGAGAGAGAATCTTCATCGAGTTCCATCACTCATCGTGGCGAGAGAAAGGTAGGACTTATcaaaagattttcaaattaattagtgAACAGAAAAATTGGCGTAATGCGTGAGAATCGAGTTGATTAGTCTGGCGGGACCAGACACTAATTGATGCGCGAGAATCTACGACTAGTTGCCGGCGTTAAAACTGCCACGAGGTAATTCCAATGAGAATTAAATCTCGCATCTTATCTTTCGTGTATATCGGTGAGACACATTTATAACGATGGATCTCAAATATGTGATGCGTCGCAACATCCACCCACAACGCACGCATTGTCCGAGATGGCGCGTTTCTTTTTCTGCCTGACTCTACGTTATTATATCCGCGATTTTATGCCCCGCGAGTCGACCTTATTAAAGGTAACGAGCCCGAGTGTATCGTGCCCgggtaataaaatatttcgcgcgATATTACTGCGCCATTGAGATGGTATCTTAACtcgttattttttcaaaacgaGAGGGGGATGATTTAATTCGACTAGAAAAAGACGCttgtcttaaaatttataaaaagcttCCTTCGACACTGCATGAGCCTCTCGGAAGTCAAACTAAAtggatcttttttttaatttcttaattttta from Cataglyphis hispanica isolate Lineage 1 chromosome 3, ULB_Chis1_1.0, whole genome shotgun sequence encodes the following:
- the LOC126848065 gene encoding protein Wnt-7b isoform X3, whose product is MRQIRCLFLRVVGAMVVGAAVCSRIPGLAKSQREQCRKAPHAMPAVGEGAALGLRECRHQFRHHRWNCSHVSNDQVFGHVVVVGSREAAFTYAISSAGVTYAVTAACSRGNITACGCEPAVRTRKELPPNGWEWGGCSADVTYGMRFARRFLDAREIEGDARSLMNLHNNKAGRKIVKAHLQTECKCHGVSGSCTVRTCWRTLPSFRQIGDALMKKYYRARPVIAVTPPPPSTDQTLDAMSHSVSPEMVPILGNDAKTQGKPNDFVKSRHESSSKKSSKSRKPHLVLKRTKVSNGPNKGLKRIPKRSELVYLQPSPNYCEPDLAQGSLGTQGRYCNRTSKGTDGCDLMCCGRGYNTHQFTRTWQCRCKFHWCCRVHCETCTERTEEYTCK
- the LOC126848065 gene encoding protein Wnt-2b-A isoform X2, translated to MRFGDIATIAIALLIFGQVQESRRTRVVGAMVVGAAVCSRIPGLAKSQREQCRKAPHAMPAVGEGAALGLRECRHQFRHHRWNCSHVSNDQVFGHVVVVGSREAAFTYAISSAGVTYAVTAACSRGNITACGCEPAVRTRKELPPNGWEWGGCSADVTYGMRFLDAREIEGDARSLMNLHNNKAGRKIVKAHLQTECKCHGVSGSCTVRTCWRTLPSFRQIGDALMKKYYRARPVIAVTPPPPSTDQTLDAMSHSVSPEMVPILGNDAKTQGKPNDFVKSRHESSSKKSSKSRKPHLVLKRTKVSNGPNKGLKRIPKRSELVYLQPSPNYCEPDLAQGSLGTQGRYCNRTSKGTDGCDLMCCGRGYNTHQFTRTWQCRCKFHWCCRVHCETCTERTEEYTCK
- the LOC126848065 gene encoding protein Wnt-7b isoform X1; translated protein: MRFGDIATIAIALLIFGQVQESRRTRVVGAMVVGAAVCSRIPGLAKSQREQCRKAPHAMPAVGEGAALGLRECRHQFRHHRWNCSHVSNDQVFGHVVVVGSREAAFTYAISSAGVTYAVTAACSRGNITACGCEPAVRTRKELPPNGWEWGGCSADVTYGMRFARRFLDAREIEGDARSLMNLHNNKAGRKIVKAHLQTECKCHGVSGSCTVRTCWRTLPSFRQIGDALMKKYYRARPVIAVTPPPPSTDQTLDAMSHSVSPEMVPILGNDAKTQGKPNDFVKSRHESSSKKSSKSRKPHLVLKRTKVSNGPNKGLKRIPKRSELVYLQPSPNYCEPDLAQGSLGTQGRYCNRTSKGTDGCDLMCCGRGYNTHQFTRTWQCRCKFHWCCRVHCETCTERTEEYTCK